The window GAAGGCCGCCGCCAACCCCCGAGGAGCCCAGGGCTATGCAGCAGGACGCTAACAACCAGGACACACCTCTGCTCTCCGTCCGGAACCTGGAGGTCAGCTATGGCGGGACGTCCGTGCTGGAGAGCGTCAGCTTTGACCTTAAAAAGGGCGAGCGGGTGGCGATCGTGGGCCAGTCCGGGTCCGGTAAATCCACCGTGATCGGCGCCATCCTGGGTCTGCTCCCGGGCAGCGGCCGGATCTCCCGGGGCTCCATCCTGCTCGAGGACACGGATCTGGCGGATCTGAGCGGAAAGCAGATGCGCGGGATCCGCGGCACCCGGATCGGCCTGGTGCCGCAGGATCCGATGTCCAACCTGAACCCCGCCATGAAGGTCGGCGCGCAGGTGGCGGACGCCCTCGTCAGCAACGGCCTGCGCGGCCGTGCGGCGGTGAAGCAGCGCGCCGTCGAACTCATGGCCGAAGCCGGGATTCCCGACGCCGGACGCCGGTACGGGCAGTACCCGCACGAATTCTCGGGCGGGATGCGCCAGCGGGTGCTGATCGCAATCGCGCTTGCCGGTGAACCGGACCTGCTGATCGCCGACGAACCGACGTCGGCGCTGGACGTCACCGTGCAGCGGCAGATCCTGAACCACCTGCAGACCCTGGTGGACGCCCGCGGCACCTCGCTGCTCTTCGTCACCCACGACCTCGGGCTGGCCGCGGACCGCACGGACCGGATCATTGTGATGGCGGACGGCCGGATCGTGGAGACGGGCACGCCGGAGGAAATCCTGTTCGACCCGCAGGAGGATTACACCGCGCGCCTGGTTGCCGCGGCACCGTCGGCCAGCCTGCTCCCCGGCGCCGGGCTGACCGCGGACCCACTGGCCAGCAGGGCACCCGAACCGGTGCTGACGGTGAGGAACCTGTCCAAGGTCTTCAAACTGCGCGGCCAGCGCGGCGGGGTGATCCAGGCGGTGGACGACGTCTCCTTCAGCGTCGAACGCGGCACCACCACCGCCGTCGTCGGCGAATCGGGCTCGGGCAAGAGCACGCTGGCGCGGATTGTGCTGGGACTGGAAACCGCCTCCGGGGGAGAGGCGCTCATCAACGGCGGCAGCCTCGCCACCACCAACGTCCGTGAGCGGCGGGCCCTGCGCCGGATCGTTCAGCCGGTGTTCCAGGACCCCTACGGATCCCTGGACCCGACGTACTCGATTGAACGGTTGATTGATGAGCCGCTGCGGATCTTCGGCGTCGGGAACAAGGAAAGCCGGCGCCGGCGGGTGGGCGAACTCCTGGACCAGGTGGCCCTGCCGCGCACGGTGGCCCAGCGCCGGCCCAACGAACTCTCCGGCGGCCAGCGCCAGCGCGTGGCGATCGCCCGGGCGCTGGCACTGGAACCCGACGTTCTCATCTGCGACGAGGCCGTCTCGGCCCTCGATGTGCTGGTGCAGGAACAGATCCTGGATCTGCTGGGGGAACTGCAGGATAGGCTGGGCCTGAGCTACCTGTTCATCACCCATGATCTGGCCGTCGTCCGCCAGATCGCACACAATGTGGTGGTCATGAAATCCGGAAAAGTGGTGGAATCGGGCAGCGTGGACCAGGTCTTCCTGGCTCCGGCCGCCGACTACACCCGAGAACTACTTGGAGCCATTCCTGGTGCAGCATTCGCTAGATAGCGCGGACACCGCCCCCCGCCAGCGCGTCCAGGACGAGATCCGCCGCGACATCATTTTCGGGATCCTCCCGGCGGGCAGCCGCATCACCGAAACGGCGCTGGCGCACAAGTACGGGATCTCCCGGGTGCCGGTCCGGGAGGCCCTGCGCGCCCTGGAAGTTGAGGGCTTCGTGGAATCCAAGCCCTTCGCCGGGTCCACGGTGTCCGCCATCCCGGTCGATGACGCGGACGATCTCTTCGCAATCCGGGAAGCCCTGGAAGCAGCCACCGCGCGGCGGGCCGCCCGGAACGCGGCCGCGCAGTTTGCCGCCGGCGGCCCGGACCCGGCGTGGTGGAAGACCCGCAAGGACCTGGCTGTCCTGCTGGAAGAGGGGGACAAAGCGGTGGCCGACGGGCGGATTGATCTGTTGCCCGAGCTCAACATCCGCTTCCACCTCGGGATCGCGGACCTGAGCCGCAGTTCATCCCTGACGGCGCTGCTCCGCCAGATTTCGGGGAAAATCGAATGGCTGTACGCCTCCGACGTCGACAACCGGGGGAAGAGTTCCTG is drawn from Micrococcaceae bacterium Sec5.8 and contains these coding sequences:
- a CDS encoding ABC transporter ATP-binding protein: MQQDANNQDTPLLSVRNLEVSYGGTSVLESVSFDLKKGERVAIVGQSGSGKSTVIGAILGLLPGSGRISRGSILLEDTDLADLSGKQMRGIRGTRIGLVPQDPMSNLNPAMKVGAQVADALVSNGLRGRAAVKQRAVELMAEAGIPDAGRRYGQYPHEFSGGMRQRVLIAIALAGEPDLLIADEPTSALDVTVQRQILNHLQTLVDARGTSLLFVTHDLGLAADRTDRIIVMADGRIVETGTPEEILFDPQEDYTARLVAAAPSASLLPGAGLTADPLASRAPEPVLTVRNLSKVFKLRGQRGGVIQAVDDVSFSVERGTTTAVVGESGSGKSTLARIVLGLETASGGEALINGGSLATTNVRERRALRRIVQPVFQDPYGSLDPTYSIERLIDEPLRIFGVGNKESRRRRVGELLDQVALPRTVAQRRPNELSGGQRQRVAIARALALEPDVLICDEAVSALDVLVQEQILDLLGELQDRLGLSYLFITHDLAVVRQIAHNVVVMKSGKVVESGSVDQVFLAPAADYTRELLGAIPGAAFAR
- a CDS encoding GntR family transcriptional regulator, with translation MQHSLDSADTAPRQRVQDEIRRDIIFGILPAGSRITETALAHKYGISRVPVREALRALEVEGFVESKPFAGSTVSAIPVDDADDLFAIREALEAATARRAARNAAAQFAAGGPDPAWWKTRKDLAVLLEEGDKAVADGRIDLLPELNIRFHLGIADLSRSSSLTALLRQISGKIEWLYASDVDNRGKSSWSEHRAIMAAIDAGNVLEAEQGMAAHVHSSRLGYLTRFSPGGPPSA